A genomic segment from Nicotiana tabacum cultivar K326 chromosome 7, ASM71507v2, whole genome shotgun sequence encodes:
- the LOC107809474 gene encoding folate-biopterin transporter 1, chloroplastic isoform X2 — protein MATITTNSISFSILPSVNPLFPFLSLSPLLSRFRRRKPPSFTIAAGSSRRKPPFEPPDSKMSVSVQIPAASTRRDLETEPLLDSRNRKGDQLTTTVQEDSVLSNKTIPHKNKYSLRPISCFGVDLTPDNIAVAMVYFVQGVLGLSRLAVSFYLKDDLHLDPAETAVISGFSSLPWLVKPLYGFISDSFPLFGYRRRSYLVLSGLLGAFSWFLMATFVDSKYSAAFSILIGSLSVAFSDVVVDSMVVERARGESQSMSGSLQSLCWGSSAFGGIVSAYFSGSLVDAYGVRFVFGATSLLPLITSAVSVLVKEQPVRGPARGVSLGNGFIESSKNNFIQLWGTVKQPSVLLPTLFIFLWQATPQSDSAMFYFTTNKLGFTPEFLGRVKLVTSVASLIGVGLYNCFLKKVPLRKIFLVMTLIGTALGMTQVLLVTGLNRQFGISDEWFAIGDSLIITVLGQVFGVTKDRFDNLAFLIVLCNLSSLLPLPLLGLLPDDEPDTKENTDIEMKSN, from the exons atggCTACAATAACTACCAATTCAATCTCATTCTCGATCTTGCCTTCCGTTAATCCTCTTTTCCCCTTCCTCTCCCTCTCTCCACTCCTCTCTCGTTTTCGCCGTCGGAAACCGCCTTCCTTCACCATCGCCGCCGGCTCCTCCCGCCGGAAACCGCCTTTCGAGCCACCGGACTCCAAAATGTCAGTCTCAGTTCAGATTCCGGCAGCTTCCACCCGGCGAGATCTCGAGACTGAACCGTTGCTAGATTCTAGAAACC GAAAGGGGGATCAGCTGACAACCACTGTCCAAGAAGATTCTGTCTTGTCCAATAAAACTATTCCTCACAAGAACAAATATTCTCTTCGTCCAATCAGTTGCTTTGGAGTGGATCTAACCCCAGATAACATTGCTGTTGCTATGGTATATTTTGTTCAAGGCGTCCTGGGCCTTTCTAGGCTTGCTGTTAGCTTTTACTTGAAAGATGACCTACACCTAGATCCTGCAGAG ACAGCTGTCATATCTGGTTTCTCATCATTGCCGTGGCTCGTAAAACCATTGTATGGGTTCATCAG CGATTCCTTCCCTCTCTTTGGATATCGGAGGAGATCATACTTGGTACTCTCAGGGCTCCTTGGGGCATTCTCATGGTTTTTGATGGCCACCTTCGTTGATAGCAAGTATAGTGCTGCCTTCTCCATACTTATTGGTTCTCTTTCTGTCGCTTTCTCAGACGTT GTTGTAGATTCCATGGTTGTTGAGAGGGCACGTGGTGAGTCTCAAAGCATGTCAGGATCTCTTCAGTCATTGTGCTGGGGTTCTTCCGCATTTGGAGGAATTGTGAGTGCCTACTTTAGTGGCTCCCTTGTGGATGCTTACGGTGTGAG GTTTGTTTTTGGTGCAACATCATTACTTCCTCTTATAACATCTGCAGTATCTGTACTTGTGAAAGAGCAGCCAGTACGAGGCCCAGCGAGGGGAGTTTCTTTAGGCAATGGCTTCATCGAGAGCTCAAAAAACAATTTTATCCAGTTATGGGGAACTGTTAAGCAGCCCAGCGTTCTACTTCCCACCCTATTTATTTTCTTATGGCAGGCAACACCACAATCAGATTCTGCTATGTTTTACTTCAC GACAAACAAACTTGGTTTCACTCCTGAATTCCTTGGACGTGTTAAGCTTGTCACTTCAGTTGCATCACTTATTGGTGTGGGGCTTTATAATTGTTTTTTGAAGAAAGTTCCTTTAAGAAAAATATTCCTCGTAATGACTCTCATTGGTACAGCTCTTGGGATGACCCAG GTTCTGCTGGTGACTGGATTGAACCGGCAGTTTGGCATTAGTGATGAGTGGTTTGCTATTGGGGATTCCTTGATTATAACTGTTCTGGGTCAG GTATTTGGTGTCACCAAGGACAGGTTTGACAACTTGGCTTTTCTGATAGTTCTCTGCAATCTCAGCTCCCTATTGCCTTTGCCCTTGCTTGGTCTTCTTCCTGATGATGAGCCGGATACAAAAGAAAATACCGATATAGAGATGAAATCTAATTGA
- the LOC107809474 gene encoding folate-biopterin transporter 1, chloroplastic isoform X1, producing the protein MATITTNSISFSILPSVNPLFPFLSLSPLLSRFRRRKPPSFTIAAGSSRRKPPFEPPDSKMSVSVQIPAASTRRDLETEPLLDSRNRKGDQLTTTVQEDSVLSNKTIPHKNKYSLRPISCFGVDLTPDNIAVAMVYFVQGVLGLSRLAVSFYLKDDLHLDPAETAVISGFSSLPWLVKPLYGFISDSFPLFGYRRRSYLVLSGLLGAFSWFLMATFVDSKYSAAFSILIGSLSVAFSDVVVDSMVVERARGESQSMSGSLQSLCWGSSAFGGIVSAYFSGSLVDAYGVRFVFGATSLLPLITSAVSVLVKEQPVRGPARGVSLGNGFIESSKNNFIQLWGTVKQPSVLLPTLFIFLWQATPQSDSAMFYFTTNKLGFTPEFLGRVKLVTSVASLIGVGLYNCFLKKVPLRKIFLVMTLIGTALGMTQVLLVTGLNRQFGISDEWFAIGDSLIITVLGQASFMPVLVLAARICPQGMEATLFATLMSISNGGSVLGGLIGAGLMQVFGVTKDRFDNLAFLIVLCNLSSLLPLPLLGLLPDDEPDTKENTDIEMKSN; encoded by the exons atggCTACAATAACTACCAATTCAATCTCATTCTCGATCTTGCCTTCCGTTAATCCTCTTTTCCCCTTCCTCTCCCTCTCTCCACTCCTCTCTCGTTTTCGCCGTCGGAAACCGCCTTCCTTCACCATCGCCGCCGGCTCCTCCCGCCGGAAACCGCCTTTCGAGCCACCGGACTCCAAAATGTCAGTCTCAGTTCAGATTCCGGCAGCTTCCACCCGGCGAGATCTCGAGACTGAACCGTTGCTAGATTCTAGAAACC GAAAGGGGGATCAGCTGACAACCACTGTCCAAGAAGATTCTGTCTTGTCCAATAAAACTATTCCTCACAAGAACAAATATTCTCTTCGTCCAATCAGTTGCTTTGGAGTGGATCTAACCCCAGATAACATTGCTGTTGCTATGGTATATTTTGTTCAAGGCGTCCTGGGCCTTTCTAGGCTTGCTGTTAGCTTTTACTTGAAAGATGACCTACACCTAGATCCTGCAGAG ACAGCTGTCATATCTGGTTTCTCATCATTGCCGTGGCTCGTAAAACCATTGTATGGGTTCATCAG CGATTCCTTCCCTCTCTTTGGATATCGGAGGAGATCATACTTGGTACTCTCAGGGCTCCTTGGGGCATTCTCATGGTTTTTGATGGCCACCTTCGTTGATAGCAAGTATAGTGCTGCCTTCTCCATACTTATTGGTTCTCTTTCTGTCGCTTTCTCAGACGTT GTTGTAGATTCCATGGTTGTTGAGAGGGCACGTGGTGAGTCTCAAAGCATGTCAGGATCTCTTCAGTCATTGTGCTGGGGTTCTTCCGCATTTGGAGGAATTGTGAGTGCCTACTTTAGTGGCTCCCTTGTGGATGCTTACGGTGTGAG GTTTGTTTTTGGTGCAACATCATTACTTCCTCTTATAACATCTGCAGTATCTGTACTTGTGAAAGAGCAGCCAGTACGAGGCCCAGCGAGGGGAGTTTCTTTAGGCAATGGCTTCATCGAGAGCTCAAAAAACAATTTTATCCAGTTATGGGGAACTGTTAAGCAGCCCAGCGTTCTACTTCCCACCCTATTTATTTTCTTATGGCAGGCAACACCACAATCAGATTCTGCTATGTTTTACTTCAC GACAAACAAACTTGGTTTCACTCCTGAATTCCTTGGACGTGTTAAGCTTGTCACTTCAGTTGCATCACTTATTGGTGTGGGGCTTTATAATTGTTTTTTGAAGAAAGTTCCTTTAAGAAAAATATTCCTCGTAATGACTCTCATTGGTACAGCTCTTGGGATGACCCAG GTTCTGCTGGTGACTGGATTGAACCGGCAGTTTGGCATTAGTGATGAGTGGTTTGCTATTGGGGATTCCTTGATTATAACTGTTCTGGGTCAG GCATCTTTCATGCCTGTTCTAGTACTGGCTGCTAGAATATGTCCACAAGGAATGGAAGCAACTCTTTTCGCAACCCTTATGTCCATATCCAATGGAGGGAGTGTCCTTGGTGGTCTAATTGGTGCTGGTCTAATGCAGGTATTTGGTGTCACCAAGGACAGGTTTGACAACTTGGCTTTTCTGATAGTTCTCTGCAATCTCAGCTCCCTATTGCCTTTGCCCTTGCTTGGTCTTCTTCCTGATGATGAGCCGGATACAAAAGAAAATACCGATATAGAGATGAAATCTAATTGA